A genomic window from Accipiter gentilis chromosome 1, bAccGen1.1, whole genome shotgun sequence includes:
- the MTHFR gene encoding methylenetetrahydrofolate reductase (NADPH) isoform X1, with the protein MVNETQHTCSASSSSKSDGGSSSGSESSKDSSRCSTPILDADRHERLREKMRRRQESGDKWFSLEFFPPRTANAAVNLISRFDRMGAGGPLFIDVTWHPAGDPGSDKETSSMIIANTAVNYCGLETILHMTCCNQTKDDITGHLQKAKRLGLKNIMALRGDPVGEEWEEEVDGFNYAADLVKHIRNEFDDYFDICVAGYPKGHPEAESYEADLRYLKEKVFAGADFIITQLFFRSETFLKFMKDCQAIGITCPVIPGIFPIQGYHSLRQLVKLSKLEVPQEIKDVIEPIKDNDAAIRNFGVEQAVSMCRELLDSGMVHGLHFYTLNREVATTEVLKRLGLWTEDPRRPLPWAVSAHPKRRVEDVRPIFWASRPKSYIYRTQEWDDFPNGRWGNSSSPAFGELKDYYLFYLKSKSPREELLKMWGEELTGEESVFEVFTCYITGEPNKNGHKVTCMPWNDDPLATETNLLKEQLEKVNRRGILTINSQPNINGKPSTDPIVGWGPSGGYVFQKAYLEFFTSSEIVTALLKVLKKYELRVNYHIVNVKGQNITNAPDLQPNAVTWGIFPGREIIQPTVVDPVSFLSWKDEAFALWIEQWAKLYEEESPSRMIIQYIHDNYYLVNLVDNDFPLENCLWQVVDDTFELLNTQTQQ; encoded by the exons ATGGTCAATGAGACCCAGCATACCTGCAGTGCCAGTTCCAGCTCCAAGTCTGATGGTGGCAGCAGTAGTGGGAGTGAGAGCTCCAAGGACAGCTCACGCTGCTCCACCCCCATCCTCGATGCCGACCGTCATGAGCGACTGCGGGAGAAGATGCGTCGACGGCAGGAGTCTGGAGACAAGTGGTTCTCCTTGGAGTTCTTCCCACCACGCACAGCCAATGCTGCTGTCAATCTCATCTCCAG GTTTGACCGCATGGGAGCAGGTGGTCCACTCTTCATTGATGTGACATGgcaccccgcaggggacccaggATCTGACAAGGAGACTTCTTCCATGATTATTGCCAACACTGCCGTCAACTACTGTGGCCTGGAGACCATCCTGCACATGACATGCTGCAATCAGACCAAGGATGACATCACAGGGCATCTGCAGAAGGCCAAGCGGCTTGGGTTGAAGAACATCATGGCATTGCGTGGAG ATCCGGTTGGTGAGGAATGGGAGGAAGAAGTAGATGGCTTCAACTATGCTGCTGACCTGGTTAAGCACATTCGCAATGAATTTGATGATTACTTTGACATCTGTGTGGCAG GCTACCCCAAGGGTCATCCTGAAGCAGAGAGCTATGAGGCAGACCTGAGGTACCTGAAGGAGAAAGTCTTTGCTGGGGCAGATTTCATCATTACACAGCTTTTCTTCCGATCAGAGACCttcctcaagttcatgaaggactgtcaaGCCATTGGCATCACCTGCCCCGTTATTCCTGGCATCTTCCCCATACAG GGTTACCACTCCCTGCGCCAGCTGGTGAAGCTCTCCAAGTTGGAAGTGCCTCAAGAAATCAAAGATGTGATTGAACCCATCAAGGACAATGATGCAGCTATCCGGAACTTTGGGGTGGAGCAGGCAGTGTCCATGTGCCGGGAGCTGTTGGATAGTGGCATGGTGCATGGGCTCCATTTTTACACTCTCAATCGGGAAGTGGCTACTACTGAAGTCCTTAAGCGCCTGGGCCTATGGACGGAGGACCCCAG GCGGCCTCTGCCCTGGGCAGTCAGTGCTCACCCCAAGAGAAGAGTTGAAGATGTTCGGCCAATCTTCTGGGCCTCTAGGCCAAAGAGTTACATCTATCGAACTCAAGAATGGGATGATTTCCCCAATGGCCGATG GGGTAACTCCTCCTCTCCAGCCTTTGGGGAACTGAAGGACTATTACCTCTTCTACCTGAAGAGCAAGTCTCCCCGAGAGGAGCTTCTGAAGATGTGGGGAGAAGAGCTGACTGGTGAGGAAAGCGTCTTTGAGGTGTTCACGTGTTATATCACCGGAGAACCCAACAAGAACGGGCACAAG GTTACGTGTATGCCTTGGAATGATGACCCTCTTGCCACTGAAACCAACCTTCTGAAGGAGCAGCTGGAGAAGGTTAACCGACGAGGAATCCTGACCATCAACTCCCAGCCAAACATCAATGGCAAACCATCCACAGACCCCATTGTAGGCTGGGGCCCCAGTGGGGGTTATGTCTTCCAAAAG GCATACCTGGAGTTCTTCACCTCCAGTGAGATCGTCACGGCACTGCTCAAAGTGCTGAAGAAGTATGAATTGCGAGTGAACTACCACATTGTCAATGTCAAG GGCCAGAATATCACCAATGCTCCAGATCTGCAACCCAATGCTGTCACCTGGGGCATCTTCCCAGGCagagagatcatccagcccactgTAGTGGATCCTGTAAGCTTCCTCTCCTGGAAG gATGAGGCCTTTGCACTGTGGATTGAGCAATGGGCCAAGCTCTATGAAGAGGAGTCACCATCTCGCATGATCATCCAGTACATCCATGACAACTACTACTTGGTCAACCTGGTGGACAATGACTTCCCACTTGAAAACTGCCTCTGGCAGGTTGTGGATGATACTTTTGAGCTGTTGAATACTCAGACTCAGCAGTGA
- the MTHFR gene encoding methylenetetrahydrofolate reductase (NADPH) isoform X2, protein MDTRFDRMGAGGPLFIDVTWHPAGDPGSDKETSSMIIANTAVNYCGLETILHMTCCNQTKDDITGHLQKAKRLGLKNIMALRGDPVGEEWEEEVDGFNYAADLVKHIRNEFDDYFDICVAGYPKGHPEAESYEADLRYLKEKVFAGADFIITQLFFRSETFLKFMKDCQAIGITCPVIPGIFPIQGYHSLRQLVKLSKLEVPQEIKDVIEPIKDNDAAIRNFGVEQAVSMCRELLDSGMVHGLHFYTLNREVATTEVLKRLGLWTEDPRRPLPWAVSAHPKRRVEDVRPIFWASRPKSYIYRTQEWDDFPNGRWGNSSSPAFGELKDYYLFYLKSKSPREELLKMWGEELTGEESVFEVFTCYITGEPNKNGHKVTCMPWNDDPLATETNLLKEQLEKVNRRGILTINSQPNINGKPSTDPIVGWGPSGGYVFQKAYLEFFTSSEIVTALLKVLKKYELRVNYHIVNVKGQNITNAPDLQPNAVTWGIFPGREIIQPTVVDPVSFLSWKDEAFALWIEQWAKLYEEESPSRMIIQYIHDNYYLVNLVDNDFPLENCLWQVVDDTFELLNTQTQQ, encoded by the exons ATGGACACCAG GTTTGACCGCATGGGAGCAGGTGGTCCACTCTTCATTGATGTGACATGgcaccccgcaggggacccaggATCTGACAAGGAGACTTCTTCCATGATTATTGCCAACACTGCCGTCAACTACTGTGGCCTGGAGACCATCCTGCACATGACATGCTGCAATCAGACCAAGGATGACATCACAGGGCATCTGCAGAAGGCCAAGCGGCTTGGGTTGAAGAACATCATGGCATTGCGTGGAG ATCCGGTTGGTGAGGAATGGGAGGAAGAAGTAGATGGCTTCAACTATGCTGCTGACCTGGTTAAGCACATTCGCAATGAATTTGATGATTACTTTGACATCTGTGTGGCAG GCTACCCCAAGGGTCATCCTGAAGCAGAGAGCTATGAGGCAGACCTGAGGTACCTGAAGGAGAAAGTCTTTGCTGGGGCAGATTTCATCATTACACAGCTTTTCTTCCGATCAGAGACCttcctcaagttcatgaaggactgtcaaGCCATTGGCATCACCTGCCCCGTTATTCCTGGCATCTTCCCCATACAG GGTTACCACTCCCTGCGCCAGCTGGTGAAGCTCTCCAAGTTGGAAGTGCCTCAAGAAATCAAAGATGTGATTGAACCCATCAAGGACAATGATGCAGCTATCCGGAACTTTGGGGTGGAGCAGGCAGTGTCCATGTGCCGGGAGCTGTTGGATAGTGGCATGGTGCATGGGCTCCATTTTTACACTCTCAATCGGGAAGTGGCTACTACTGAAGTCCTTAAGCGCCTGGGCCTATGGACGGAGGACCCCAG GCGGCCTCTGCCCTGGGCAGTCAGTGCTCACCCCAAGAGAAGAGTTGAAGATGTTCGGCCAATCTTCTGGGCCTCTAGGCCAAAGAGTTACATCTATCGAACTCAAGAATGGGATGATTTCCCCAATGGCCGATG GGGTAACTCCTCCTCTCCAGCCTTTGGGGAACTGAAGGACTATTACCTCTTCTACCTGAAGAGCAAGTCTCCCCGAGAGGAGCTTCTGAAGATGTGGGGAGAAGAGCTGACTGGTGAGGAAAGCGTCTTTGAGGTGTTCACGTGTTATATCACCGGAGAACCCAACAAGAACGGGCACAAG GTTACGTGTATGCCTTGGAATGATGACCCTCTTGCCACTGAAACCAACCTTCTGAAGGAGCAGCTGGAGAAGGTTAACCGACGAGGAATCCTGACCATCAACTCCCAGCCAAACATCAATGGCAAACCATCCACAGACCCCATTGTAGGCTGGGGCCCCAGTGGGGGTTATGTCTTCCAAAAG GCATACCTGGAGTTCTTCACCTCCAGTGAGATCGTCACGGCACTGCTCAAAGTGCTGAAGAAGTATGAATTGCGAGTGAACTACCACATTGTCAATGTCAAG GGCCAGAATATCACCAATGCTCCAGATCTGCAACCCAATGCTGTCACCTGGGGCATCTTCCCAGGCagagagatcatccagcccactgTAGTGGATCCTGTAAGCTTCCTCTCCTGGAAG gATGAGGCCTTTGCACTGTGGATTGAGCAATGGGCCAAGCTCTATGAAGAGGAGTCACCATCTCGCATGATCATCCAGTACATCCATGACAACTACTACTTGGTCAACCTGGTGGACAATGACTTCCCACTTGAAAACTGCCTCTGGCAGGTTGTGGATGATACTTTTGAGCTGTTGAATACTCAGACTCAGCAGTGA
- the MTHFR gene encoding methylenetetrahydrofolate reductase (NADPH) isoform X3 has translation MGAGGPLFIDVTWHPAGDPGSDKETSSMIIANTAVNYCGLETILHMTCCNQTKDDITGHLQKAKRLGLKNIMALRGDPVGEEWEEEVDGFNYAADLVKHIRNEFDDYFDICVAGYPKGHPEAESYEADLRYLKEKVFAGADFIITQLFFRSETFLKFMKDCQAIGITCPVIPGIFPIQGYHSLRQLVKLSKLEVPQEIKDVIEPIKDNDAAIRNFGVEQAVSMCRELLDSGMVHGLHFYTLNREVATTEVLKRLGLWTEDPRRPLPWAVSAHPKRRVEDVRPIFWASRPKSYIYRTQEWDDFPNGRWGNSSSPAFGELKDYYLFYLKSKSPREELLKMWGEELTGEESVFEVFTCYITGEPNKNGHKVTCMPWNDDPLATETNLLKEQLEKVNRRGILTINSQPNINGKPSTDPIVGWGPSGGYVFQKAYLEFFTSSEIVTALLKVLKKYELRVNYHIVNVKGQNITNAPDLQPNAVTWGIFPGREIIQPTVVDPVSFLSWKDEAFALWIEQWAKLYEEESPSRMIIQYIHDNYYLVNLVDNDFPLENCLWQVVDDTFELLNTQTQQ, from the exons ATGGGAGCAGGTGGTCCACTCTTCATTGATGTGACATGgcaccccgcaggggacccaggATCTGACAAGGAGACTTCTTCCATGATTATTGCCAACACTGCCGTCAACTACTGTGGCCTGGAGACCATCCTGCACATGACATGCTGCAATCAGACCAAGGATGACATCACAGGGCATCTGCAGAAGGCCAAGCGGCTTGGGTTGAAGAACATCATGGCATTGCGTGGAG ATCCGGTTGGTGAGGAATGGGAGGAAGAAGTAGATGGCTTCAACTATGCTGCTGACCTGGTTAAGCACATTCGCAATGAATTTGATGATTACTTTGACATCTGTGTGGCAG GCTACCCCAAGGGTCATCCTGAAGCAGAGAGCTATGAGGCAGACCTGAGGTACCTGAAGGAGAAAGTCTTTGCTGGGGCAGATTTCATCATTACACAGCTTTTCTTCCGATCAGAGACCttcctcaagttcatgaaggactgtcaaGCCATTGGCATCACCTGCCCCGTTATTCCTGGCATCTTCCCCATACAG GGTTACCACTCCCTGCGCCAGCTGGTGAAGCTCTCCAAGTTGGAAGTGCCTCAAGAAATCAAAGATGTGATTGAACCCATCAAGGACAATGATGCAGCTATCCGGAACTTTGGGGTGGAGCAGGCAGTGTCCATGTGCCGGGAGCTGTTGGATAGTGGCATGGTGCATGGGCTCCATTTTTACACTCTCAATCGGGAAGTGGCTACTACTGAAGTCCTTAAGCGCCTGGGCCTATGGACGGAGGACCCCAG GCGGCCTCTGCCCTGGGCAGTCAGTGCTCACCCCAAGAGAAGAGTTGAAGATGTTCGGCCAATCTTCTGGGCCTCTAGGCCAAAGAGTTACATCTATCGAACTCAAGAATGGGATGATTTCCCCAATGGCCGATG GGGTAACTCCTCCTCTCCAGCCTTTGGGGAACTGAAGGACTATTACCTCTTCTACCTGAAGAGCAAGTCTCCCCGAGAGGAGCTTCTGAAGATGTGGGGAGAAGAGCTGACTGGTGAGGAAAGCGTCTTTGAGGTGTTCACGTGTTATATCACCGGAGAACCCAACAAGAACGGGCACAAG GTTACGTGTATGCCTTGGAATGATGACCCTCTTGCCACTGAAACCAACCTTCTGAAGGAGCAGCTGGAGAAGGTTAACCGACGAGGAATCCTGACCATCAACTCCCAGCCAAACATCAATGGCAAACCATCCACAGACCCCATTGTAGGCTGGGGCCCCAGTGGGGGTTATGTCTTCCAAAAG GCATACCTGGAGTTCTTCACCTCCAGTGAGATCGTCACGGCACTGCTCAAAGTGCTGAAGAAGTATGAATTGCGAGTGAACTACCACATTGTCAATGTCAAG GGCCAGAATATCACCAATGCTCCAGATCTGCAACCCAATGCTGTCACCTGGGGCATCTTCCCAGGCagagagatcatccagcccactgTAGTGGATCCTGTAAGCTTCCTCTCCTGGAAG gATGAGGCCTTTGCACTGTGGATTGAGCAATGGGCCAAGCTCTATGAAGAGGAGTCACCATCTCGCATGATCATCCAGTACATCCATGACAACTACTACTTGGTCAACCTGGTGGACAATGACTTCCCACTTGAAAACTGCCTCTGGCAGGTTGTGGATGATACTTTTGAGCTGTTGAATACTCAGACTCAGCAGTGA
- the CLCN6 gene encoding H(+)/Cl(-) exchange transporter 6: MAGCGSGSGLCCCCCPRCCGERESRTPEELTILGETHEEEDEILPRKDYESLDYDRCINDPYLEVLESMDNKKAQRYEAVKWVMVFAIGVCTGLVGLFVDFFVRLFTQLKFRVVQSSVEECTEKGCLALSLLELLGFNLTFVFLASLLVLIQPVAAGSGIPEIKCYLNGVKVPGVVRLRTVVCKAMGVLFSVAGGLFVGKEGPMIHSGAVVGAGLPQFQSISLRKIQFNFPYFRSDRDKRDFVSAGAAAGVAAAFGAPIGGTLFSLEEGSSFWNQGLTWKVLFCSMAATFTLNFFRSGIQFGSWGSFQLPGLLNFGEFKCSESDKKCHLWTAVDLGFFILMGIVGGLLGATFNCLNKRLAKYRMRNVHPKPKLVRVLESLLVSLTTTVVVFVASMVLGECRQMSSTSHSGNDTLSLQGMSEDVNSSIKTFFCPNETYNDMATLFFNPQESAILQLFHQDGTFSPVTLSLFFLLYFLLSCWTYGISVPSGLFVPSLLCGAAFGRLVANLLKSYIGLDHIYSGTFALIGAAAFLGGVVRMTISLTVILIESTNEITYGLPIMITLMVAKWTGDFFNKGIYDIHVNLRGVPLLEWETEVEMDKLRASDIMEPNLTYVYPHTRIQSLVSILRTTVHHAFPVVTENRGNEREFMKGNQLISNNIKFKKSSILTRAGEQRKRSQSMKSYPSSELRNMCDEHIATEEPPEKEDLLQQMLERRYTPYPNLYPDQSPSEEWTMEERFRPLTFHGLILRSQLVTLLVRGVCYSESQSSASQPRLSHAEMSEDYPRYPDIHDLDLTLLNPRMIVDVTPYMNPSPFAVSPNTHVSQVFNLFRTMGLRHLPVVNAVGEIVGIITRHNLTHEFLQARLRQHYQTI, translated from the exons ATGGCGGGGtgcgggtccgggtccgggttgtgttgctgctgctgcccgcGCTGCTGCGGCGAGCGGGAGAGCCGCACCCCCGAGGAGCTG ACAATCCTAGGAGAAACTCatgaagaggaggatgagatCCTTCCACGCAAAGACTATGAG AGCTTGGATTATGATCGCTGTATCAATGACCCATACTTGGAAGTTTTGGAGAGCATGGACAACAAG AAAGCCCAGAGATACGAAGCAGTGAAGTGGGTGATGGTTTTTGCTATTGGAGTCTGCACAGGACTG GTGGGCCTCTTCGTGGATTTCTTTGTACGTCTCTTTACCCAGCTCAAGTTCCGGGTGGTACAAAGCT CGGTGGAAGAATGCACTGAGAAAGGCTGTCTTGCCTTGTccttgctggagctgctggggttcAACCTGACCTTTGTTTTTCTCGCCAGTCTTCTGGTCCTGATCCAA CCTGTAGCAGCTGGATCAGGAATTCCTGAAATTAAGTGCTACCTCAACGGGGTTAAGGTTCCAGGGGTTGTGCGTCTCCGAACGGTGGTGTGCAAAGCTATGGGAGTGCTCTTCAGTGTGGCAGGAG GTCTTTTCGTGGGGAAGGAGGGTCCAATGATTCACAGTGGTGCTGTCGTCGGTGCGGGTTTGCCACAG TTCCAGAGCATCTCTTTGAGGAAGATCCAATTTAACTTTCCCTATTTCCGCAGTGACAG gGATAAAAGGGATTTTGTatctgctggagctgctgcaggggtTGCAGCTGCTTTTGGAGCCCCAATTGGGGGCACTCTTTTCAGCTTGGAAGAAGGTTCCTCTTTCTGGAACCAGGGACTTACATGGAAAGTG cttttctgttccatggctgccaccttcacccTGAATTTTTTCCGCTCTGGGATTCAGTTTGGAAGTTGGGGGTCTTTccagctccctgggctgctgaATTTCGGGGAGTTTAAG TGCTCTGAGTCTGATAAGAAATGCCACCTCTGGACGGCTGTGGACTTGGGCTTCTTCATTCTGATGGGGATTGTAGGAGGCCTTCTTGGAGCCACCTTCAACTGCCTGAACAAGAGACTTGCAAAGTATCGCATGCGGAACGTTCATCCCAAGCCAAAGCTGGTCAG AGTCTTGGAGAGCCTGCTGGTGTCGTTGACTACCACGGTCGTGGTCTTTGTAGCCTCCATGGTTCTGGGGGAATGCCGGCAGATGTCTTCCACCAGTCATAGTGGCAATGACACTCTGAGCCTGCAG GGTATGTCAGAGGATGTGAATTCAAGCATCAAAACTTTTTTCTGCCCAAATGAAACCTACAATGACATGGCCACGCTCTTCTTCAACCCTCAGGAGTCAGCTATCTTGCAGCTCTTCCACCAGGACG GTACTTTCAGCCCAGTCACACTGTCCTTGTTCTTCCTTCTCTATTTCTTACTCTCCTGCTGGACATACGGGATCTCTGTGCCCAGTGGTCTTTTTGTGCCATCACTGCTTTGTGGGGCTGCCTTCGGACGCCTGGTCGCCAACCTCCTTAAAAG CTACATTGGCCTGGATCACATCTACTCGGGAACCTTTGCACTGATTGGGGCAGCAGCATTTCTGGGAGGAGTGGTCCGGATGACAATTAGCCTGACCGTCATCCTAATTGAATCCACCAATGAGATCACCTATGGGCTCCCAATAATGATCACCCTCATG GTAGCCAAATGGACAGGAGACTTTTTCAACAAAGGCATCTATGACATCCATGTGAACTTACGAGGAGTGCCTCTTCTGGAGTGGGAAACAGAAGTGGAAATGGATAA ACTACGAGCCAGCGACATCATGGAACCCAACTTGACATATGTCTACCCACACACCAGAATCCAGTCCCTTGTTAGCATCCTGCGCACAACTGTCCATCATGCCTTCCCTGTAGTGACTGAGAACCGGGGCAACGAGAGGGAGTTCATGAAGGGAAATCAACTGATAAGTAACAACATCAAATTCAAG AAATCTAGCATACTCACCCGAGCTGGAGAGCAGCGCAAGCGTAGTCAGTCTATGAAATCCTACCCTTCAAGTGAACTGCGTAACATGTGTGATGAGCACATAGCAACAGAGGAGCCACCAGAAAAGGAGGATCTGCTGCAACAGATGCTAGAGAGAAG ATATACTCCCTACCCCAACCTGTACCCGGACCAGTCTCCCAGTGAAGAGTGGACCATGGAGGAACGCTTCAGACCTTTGACCTTCCATGGCTTGATCTTGCGCTCACAGCTGGTCACCCTCCTTGTCAGGGGTGTTTGTTACTCTGAGAGCCAGTCG AGTGCAAGTCAGCCTCGTCTCTCCCATGCAGAGATGTCAGAGGATTACCCCCGCTATCCAGATATCCATGACCTGGACCTCACATTGCTGAACCCTCGCATGATAGTG GATGTCACCCCGTACATGAACCCATCACCCTTTGCTGTCTCTCCAAACACTCATGTATCACAAGTCTTCAACCTGTTTAGGACAATGGGACTCAGACATTTACCGGTCGTGAATGCAGTTGGAGAG aTTGTTGGGATAATCACTCGGCACAACCTGACCCACGAATTTCTGCAGGCAAGACTGAGACAACACTATCAGACCATTTGa